One genomic window of Malaciobacter molluscorum LMG 25693 includes the following:
- a CDS encoding F0F1 ATP synthase subunit delta, which produces MIDLVAKRYVKALLDGREVASVTALSEELNAISSAYNDDKFIAIISSIEVKNSDKVNLIISLLDNCSDTLKNLINLLSENKRLDIIPVIAKELKAQLAVINNSFNGVIYTNKELAAEYISSIEKEFSKKFNVDLSLTQNVCDYNGIKVDIDGLGVEISFSKDRLKSQMIDHILKAV; this is translated from the coding sequence ATGATAGATTTAGTGGCAAAAAGATATGTAAAAGCTTTATTAGATGGAAGAGAAGTAGCTTCAGTTACTGCTTTAAGTGAAGAATTAAACGCAATCTCTTCAGCTTATAATGATGATAAATTTATCGCTATTATATCGTCTATTGAAGTAAAAAATAGTGATAAAGTAAATTTAATTATCTCATTATTAGATAATTGTAGTGATACTTTAAAAAATCTTATTAACTTACTAAGTGAAAATAAAAGATTAGATATTATTCCAGTAATTGCAAAAGAGTTAAAAGCTCAGCTTGCTGTTATTAATAACTCATTTAATGGTGTAATTTACACTAATAAAGAGTTAGCTGCTGAATATATTTCATCAATTGAAAAAGAATTTAGTAAAAAATTTAATGTAGATTTATCATTAACACAAAATGTTTGTGATTATAATGGTATTAAAGTTGATATTGATGGACTTGGGGTAGAAATTTCTTTTTCTAAAGATAGATTGAAATCTCAAATGATTGATCATATTTTAAAAGCAGTTTAG
- a CDS encoding F0F1 ATP synthase subunit B, with the protein MKKLLLLGLALSPVILFANSEGAETDIVQRTVNFIIFAGILWYLLADKVKAFFADRSLSIQAELDKVQDTLKASQKKIDSANKQLEDAKVLAAEIVENAKEDVDSIKQKVIVAVEAEIAQLEKNFDEKTKVELRKAKKQVVAEVLEELFNSDDVELTQDELSNIVLKKVA; encoded by the coding sequence GTGAAAAAGTTATTATTATTAGGTTTAGCTTTAAGTCCTGTTATATTATTTGCTAATAGTGAAGGTGCGGAAACAGATATAGTTCAAAGAACCGTTAACTTTATAATTTTTGCTGGAATTTTATGGTACTTATTAGCCGATAAAGTTAAAGCATTTTTTGCTGATAGAAGTTTATCTATTCAAGCTGAACTTGATAAAGTACAAGATACTTTAAAAGCTTCACAAAAGAAAATTGATTCTGCAAATAAACAATTAGAAGATGCAAAAGTTCTTGCTGCTGAAATTGTTGAAAATGCAAAAGAAGATGTAGATTCAATTAAACAAAAAGTTATTGTTGCAGTTGAAGCTGAAATTGCTCAATTAGAGAAAAATTTTGATGAAAAAACAAAAGTTGAACTAAGAAAAGCAAAAAAACAAGTTGTTGCTGAAGTTCTTGAAGAGTTATTTAATTCAGACGATGTTGAATTAACTCAAGATGAGTTATCAAATATTGTACTTAAGAAGGTAGCATAA
- a CDS encoding F0F1 ATP synthase subunit B family protein, whose protein sequence is MLDISPVLLLSSGIIFLLVVARLNSCLFKPLLKHMDDRSESIKRDLDNAKSNSANVDGMLAEANDVIAAAKKEAAAIRDKAYNEAKQSADVKLANAKANLEVKTEEFANTLQEETKALKDSLVASMPQFNESLKAKLSSI, encoded by the coding sequence ATGTTAGACATAAGTCCTGTATTGTTGCTTAGCTCTGGTATCATCTTTTTGTTAGTTGTTGCTAGACTAAACAGTTGTCTATTCAAGCCTCTACTAAAGCATATGGATGATAGATCTGAATCTATTAAAAGAGATTTAGATAATGCAAAATCAAACAGTGCAAATGTAGATGGCATGCTGGCTGAAGCAAATGATGTTATTGCTGCTGCAAAAAAAGAAGCTGCAGCAATTAGAGATAAAGCTTATAATGAAGCAAAACAAAGTGCTGATGTTAAACTTGCAAATGCAAAAGCAAATTTAGAAGTTAAAACTGAAGAATTTGCAAATACTTTACAAGAAGAAACAAAAGCATTAAAAGATTCATTAGTAGCTTCAATGCCTCAATTTAATGAGAGCTTAAAAGCTAAGCTTAGCTCTATATAA
- a CDS encoding ParB/RepB/Spo0J family partition protein produces MALGRGLGELLGEVEVAYGNSNSKNDLSQIGAIVELDVDKIKSNPNQPRKIFDEDKLKELSDSIVEHGLLQPIVVVQDSDGSFTLISGERRLKAHKLAKFEKINSIVLDIEDFKLRELALIENIQRDDLNIIELAYSYAQLINEHNITHDELSKKVFKSRTSITNTLRLLHLSSYVQQLLANSKISAGHAKIMLGLEEAEQKLVADSIIGQKLSVRETEKLVKDLKNPSTKKVQKNKKTTNYDFKPLNDVLKTLKDNKLKVKAEKNYFKIEINSQEDIEKISNYFRNTL; encoded by the coding sequence ATGGCACTAGGTAGAGGACTTGGAGAATTATTAGGGGAAGTAGAAGTTGCGTATGGCAATAGCAATAGCAAAAATGATTTATCACAAATTGGTGCGATTGTTGAATTAGATGTTGATAAAATAAAATCTAATCCAAATCAACCAAGAAAAATATTTGATGAAGATAAATTAAAAGAGTTAAGTGATTCTATTGTTGAGCATGGGCTATTACAACCTATAGTTGTAGTTCAAGATTCTGATGGTAGTTTCACTTTAATTTCTGGTGAAAGAAGACTAAAGGCTCACAAGTTAGCTAAGTTTGAAAAAATAAATTCTATTGTATTAGATATAGAGGATTTTAAATTAAGAGAACTTGCTTTAATTGAAAATATTCAAAGAGATGATTTAAATATTATTGAATTGGCATACTCTTATGCACAATTAATAAATGAACATAATATAACACATGATGAATTATCAAAAAAAGTGTTCAAAAGTAGAACATCAATAACTAATACACTAAGACTTCTTCATTTAAGTTCTTATGTACAACAATTGCTTGCAAATAGTAAAATTAGTGCAGGACATGCAAAGATAATGCTAGGTTTAGAAGAAGCAGAACAAAAATTAGTAGCAGATTCAATTATTGGACAAAAATTGTCAGTAAGAGAGACTGAAAAACTAGTAAAAGATTTAAAGAATCCAAGTACAAAAAAAGTACAAAAAAATAAAAAAACTACAAATTATGATTTCAAACCATTAAATGATGTATTAAAAACCTTAAAAGATAATAAGTTAAAAGTTAAGGCCGAAAAAAATTATTTTAAGATTGAAATCAACTCTCAAGAAGATATAGAAAAGATTTCTAATTATTTTCGTAACACTTTATAA
- a CDS encoding ParA family protein, with amino-acid sequence MTEIISIANQKGGVGKTTTAVNLSAALALRGKKVLLIDADPQSNATTSLGFHRDTYEYNLYHVMLGTKELNEIILDTEIENLKVAPSNIGLVGIEKEFYKNTKERELILKRKIDPIKKDYDYIIIDSPPALGPITINTLSASNSVLIPIQCEFFALEGLAQLLNTIKLVKQTINRQLQIRGFLPTMYSSTNNLSKQVFADLAQHFESKLFKIDDASYVVIPRNIKLAESPSFGKPIMLYDAAATGTKAYTNLARAIAG; translated from the coding sequence ATGACAGAAATAATATCAATAGCAAATCAAAAAGGTGGTGTTGGAAAAACAACAACTGCCGTTAATCTAAGTGCTGCTTTAGCATTAAGAGGTAAAAAAGTTCTTTTAATAGATGCTGATCCTCAATCTAATGCAACAACAAGTTTAGGTTTTCATAGAGATACATATGAATATAATCTATATCATGTAATGCTTGGAACAAAAGAGTTAAATGAGATTATATTAGATACAGAAATTGAAAATTTAAAAGTTGCTCCTTCTAATATTGGTTTAGTTGGGATTGAAAAAGAGTTCTATAAAAATACTAAAGAAAGAGAACTTATTTTAAAAAGAAAAATTGATCCTATAAAAAAGGATTATGATTATATAATTATTGATTCACCACCTGCACTTGGTCCAATTACAATAAATACATTAAGTGCATCAAATTCTGTGCTAATACCAATTCAATGTGAGTTTTTTGCATTGGAAGGATTAGCTCAATTACTAAATACTATTAAACTTGTAAAGCAAACAATTAATAGACAATTACAAATTAGAGGTTTTTTACCTACAATGTATAGTTCTACTAATAACTTATCTAAACAAGTATTTGCAGATTTAGCACAACATTTTGAAAGTAAACTTTTTAAAATTGATGATGCTTCATATGTTGTGATACCACGAAATATTAAACTTGCGGAAAGCCCAAGTTTTGGTAAACCTATTATGCTTTATGATGCAGCTGCAACGGGAACTAAAGCATATACAAATTTAGCAAGAGCAATAGCAGGATAA
- a CDS encoding biotin--[acetyl-CoA-carboxylase] ligase, with protein MKIIKLQQVDSTHTYLKNYIKNLEKFEPTCILTNYQTNGIGSRGNSWTGVKGNLFFSFVYKVDNLPKDLPIQSCSIFFSYILKKILEESNSKVWIKWPNDFYINDKKIGGTITTMSNDLLFCGIGINLIDVSDEFGKLDIKIDIEKTLKNYFNKIENQTSWKQIFRDFKIEFQNSKKFHVSIGNEKKSLKDAVLNSDGSINIDNKKVFSLR; from the coding sequence ATGAAAATTATAAAATTACAACAAGTTGATTCTACACATACATATTTAAAAAATTATATAAAAAATCTTGAAAAATTTGAACCTACATGCATTTTAACAAATTATCAGACAAATGGCATAGGAAGCAGAGGTAATAGTTGGACTGGAGTAAAAGGTAATTTGTTTTTCTCTTTTGTTTATAAGGTAGATAACTTACCTAAAGATTTACCAATTCAGAGTTGTTCTATCTTTTTTTCTTATATATTAAAAAAAATATTAGAAGAGAGTAATTCAAAAGTTTGGATTAAGTGGCCAAATGATTTTTATATTAATGATAAAAAAATAGGTGGAACTATAACAACTATGAGTAATGATTTACTATTTTGCGGGATTGGAATTAATTTAATTGATGTAAGTGATGAATTTGGAAAATTAGATATAAAAATAGATATAGAAAAAACATTAAAAAACTATTTTAATAAAATAGAAAATCAGACTTCATGGAAGCAAATATTTAGAGATTTTAAGATAGAATTTCAAAATAGCAAAAAATTCCATGTATCAATTGGAAATGAGAAAAAATCACTAAAAGATGCTGTTTTAAACAGTGATGGCTCTATAAATATAGATAATAAAAAGGTATTTAGTTTAAGATGA